A region of Melitaea cinxia chromosome 15, ilMelCinx1.1, whole genome shotgun sequence DNA encodes the following proteins:
- the LOC123660368 gene encoding uncharacterized protein LOC123660368, producing MDINESLIKEEFGNIFSSLQKLLPKKKEITFVVPDRPTLTRLSDVHAEAKSVFPKCFVGANMVIVRDIMDKVKLVQSYNFNKTTESYKCYSRLIHKEMDAKNVEDGLLIDSKGSAVATYKTKIDDNEMRLTSKIKDLVSSETELVFENTGEKSVCSLACTIKDVDPNNLKLVTQWMYKVMPELSVGCEVGLKTYPLSPEFSFSSRYERPSFTLSSTISRIGFQVCLFKQFSPDLRISTILNDNSRSPATIGLALHKKYENGSELKIFVDSQCCGGFTYQTDVLFHEPHNEVRIMQLMASTLIDRQRRVRFGFGFNLDF from the coding sequence ATGGATATAAACGAGTCATTAATCAAAGAAGAGTTCGGTAACATTTTTTCGAGTCTACAAAAGTTGCTGCCCAAGAAGAAGGAAATAACGTTTGTCGTACCTGACAGGCCCACGTTGACTAGACTTAGTGATGTGCATGCTGAAGCGAAGAGTGTGTTCCCGAAGTGCTTCGTTGGAGCTAATATGGTTATCGTCAGGGACATAATGGACAAAGTCAAGTTAGTTCaaagttacaattttaataaaacaactgAGTCGTACAAGTGTTATTCACGCCTCATACACAAGGAAATGGATGCAAAAAATGTGGAAGATGGACTTTTAATCGATTCAAAAGGTTCTGCAGTCGCTACTTACAAAACGAAAATAGACGATAACGAAATGAGGCTTACGTCGAAAATTAAAGACTTAGTCTCATCAGAGACTGAATTAGTTTTCGAAAATACTGGTGAAAAATCAGTCTGTTCTTTAGCGTGTACTATAAAAGATGTCGATCCGAATAATTTAAAGTTAGTTACTCAGTGGATGTACAAAGTTATGCCGGAACTAAGTGTTGGATGTGAGGTCGGTTTAAAAACTTATCCGCTGTCTCCTGAATTTTCATTCAGCTCGAGGTACGAGCGACCGTCCTTTACCCTGTCCTCCACTATCAGCAGAATCGGTTTCCAAGTGTGTCTTTTCAAACAGTTCTCACCAGATTTGCGGATATCGACGATATTGAATGATAATAGCAGGAGCCCAGCTACTATCGGTCTAGCTCTTCACAAGAAGTACGAAAATGGATCAGAATTGAAAATTTTCGTTGACTCGCAGTGTTGTGGCGGTTTTACGTATCAGACAGATGTATTGTTTCACGAGCCACATAACGAGGTACGAATAATGCAATTGATGGCCAGCACTCTCATCGACAGACAGAGACGGGTCCGGTTCGGTTTTGGTTTTAACCTAGATTTCTGA